Genomic DNA from Candidatus Koribacter versatilis Ellin345:
CAGCGCCCACGTAATCGCCGCGAGTGCCACTAAGCCTGCGAATGCCGCGACGGCCCACGCTATCGCCAAACGATGTTTCTTCTTCGGCGCGACAGCTTCCACCGCCGCAGAACTTTGCGACGCCACATCCGCAATCTGCTTCAGTTGCAGCTTTACGTCGTGCGCAGTCTGCCAGCGCTCATCGGGATCTTTCGCGAGACAGGTCTTCACCAGCCTTTCGAGTGCTGGAGGGGTTGTTGGCTGGATCGTCGAGATCGGAGCCGGATCGCGCTCCAGGATCGCTGCCATGGTGCTCGCAGCGCTCTTGCCTTCGAAGGCCCGCTTTCCGGTCGCCATTTCGTACAGCACCGCACCGAGCGAGAAAATATCGGAACGCGCATCGGCCTCCCGTCCTTCCACCTGTTCCGGCGCCATGTATTGGAACGTGCCGACCACTGTTCCTTCCGCCGTTAGCGGATGGCTCTGCGCCGGCGTGCTCAACGTCATGCTCAAACTCGACACCGCACTCGCGCTCGCAACCGCCGCCTTCGCCAGCCCAAAGTCCATCAGCTTGGCGCCGCCCTTGGTCAGCATGATGTTCCCGGGCTTCAAATCACGATGCACCACCCCGCTGCGGTGCGCCCGGTCGAGCCCATCGCAAACTTCAATCGCGCACTTCAGCAGCTGGGCAATTGGCATCGGCCCCTTGCGCAGCCGGTCGGCGAGGGTCTCGCCCTCGAGAAACTCCATTACCAGGAAGTCCGTGCCTTCCTGTTGGCCCACGTCGTACAACGTGCAAATGTTGGGATGGTTCAGCGACGAGATTGTCCGCGCCTCGCGATCGAAGCGCTGTTTCGCGTCGGGATTATCGGAGAGATGCCCGGGCAGGATCTTGACGGCGACGGTGCGGTCCAGCCGCAGGTCTTTGGCGCGATACACCTCGCCCATGCCGCCCGCCCCAAGCGGCGACTGAATCTCATAAGGGCCGAACTTCGTGCCGGATGTAAGGGTCATGCGTGGATGCAGGATTGTAGCGTAATCGAGGCGCTTTACCCTGCCGAATTCGTAGCCTTCTGCTCGTGCACCCCAACGCTGATCTCCATCCCTTCGCTCGCGGCACGCACGCTCGGGTAATAATCGCGCGCCGACTTCACGATCGAATCCACGCAGGCGTCGTTGTGATCGGGATCATGGTGGAAGAGAACGAGTTCTTTGGCGCCGCTTTCCATCACGATATTGACGGCTTCGCGCCAATGGCTGTGGCCCCACCCGACTTTCTTCGCGGCGTATTCGTCCGGAAGATACTGCGCGTCATAGATCAGGATGTCCGCGCCCTCGGCGAGCTTGCGCACGTTCTTGTCAAACACCGGATGCCCCGGCTCATTGTCCGTCGCATAGACGAGGATGCCGTCCTCGGTTTCCATGCGGAAGCCCAAACATCCTTGCGGATGGTTCAGCCACTTCGACTGGACGATGGCATCATCGAACGCAATGCGGTCTTCTTCGATGTCGTAGAAATTCCGGTGCGCCGCCATCTCGCTCATGTCCACCGGGAAGTACGGATCGGCCATCTGCTCTTCGATCGCCCGCTGCAACCCGCGCGAGCGGTTCGACGAGTGGAAGAAGAAGTAGTTGTCCTCTTTTTCGTAGAGCGGCGTGAAGAACGGAATGCCCTGGATGTGGTCCCAGTGGAAGTGCGAGATGAACACGTGCGCCTGGATCGGCTTTTCGGCGTACTCCTTAATCAATTGCTTGCCGAGATTGCGGAACCCAGTACCGCAGTCGAAGACGAAGATCTGCCCATTGACCCGCACCTCAACACACGAGGTGTTGCCGCCGTAGCGCATGTTCTCGAGTTGTGGCGTAGGGGTTGAGCCGCGGACGCCCCAAAACTTTATCTGCATCGGTTTTCCGCCCTGCTCCAGCAGGGGTTATTCCTTCGACAACTGTTTGGGGAGAGAGTCCGCAAAGTATAGCGCAACGTTCGAAACGAGCCAACTGCTTTACTTATGCCCCATTACACCCTATTTGGGTAGGTTCCGAAGGTACCCATTGCGGCACGTATAATTGGCCCTCCATGGACTCGCCAGATTTCAAGTCCTTCTCGCAGCTAGCACGCGAAGCCTCGCTCGTCCCCGTCACGCGCACGATTTCGGCCGACCTCCTCACTCCGGTTTCCGCCTTCCTTGCTCTGGCCGACAAAGAGCCTTACGCCTTCCTGCTGGAATCCGTCGAAGGCGGCGAGCGTATTGGACGCTACACCTTTCTCGGCATCCGGCCCTACATGGTCGTCACCGGCCGCGGCAGCGAAGTTACGATACGCCGCGGTAAGAAGACCGAAAAGTCGTCTTCCGATCTACTTGGAACCCTGCGGGCCGCGTTACGCGAGCACAAGCCCGCCACCGTCCCCGGATTGCCGCCCTTCACCGCGGGCGCTGTCGGCTACTTTGCTTACGATGCCGTGCGCCACTTCGAGCGCCTGCCCGACATCGCCAAAGACGACCTCCACCTTCCCGACGGCGTCTTCATGTTCTACGACCGCCTGCTGGCCTTCGATCACCTGCGCCACCAGTTGCACCTCATCGCCGCCGCCGACGTCCGCACCGAGAAGCCGCGCGCCGCCTACGATCGCGCTATCGCCGATCTCGATGCGCTGGAGAAAAAGCTCGTATCGGGACTGAAGATTCGTCGCCTGCGTCCCGAAAAGAAAACCGCGAAGATCAAGCTGCACGCCCGCACAAAGCCCGCCGACTACATGAACGCCGTGAAGCGCGGCAAGGAATATATCGCGGCAGGAGATGTCTTCCAGGTCGTGCTCTCCCAGCGCCTCGACTTCGCACTGCCCGCGCCTCCCTTCGACATCTACCGCTCTCTGCGCACGGTGAATCCGTCGCCCTACATGTACTTTCTGCGCATGGACGACCTCCACGTCCTCGGCTCGTCGCCCGAGATGCTGGTGAAAGCCAACAACCGCACGCTGGAGTACCGCCCGATCGCCGGGACCTACAAGCGCGGCGCGACCGCCGAAGAAGATGCGCGTCTCGAAGAGCACCTTCGCACCAACGAAAAAGAGCGCGCCGAGCATGTGATGCTCGTAGATCTTGGACGGAACGATCTCGGCCGCGTGAGCGAATACGGCTCTGTCAAAGTAAAAGGCCTGATGTACGTAGAGCGCTACTCGCACGTGATGCATCTCGTCTCCGCGCTCGAAGGCAAACTGCGCGGCGACCTCGACGCGCTCGACGCCTTCGCCGCCTGCTTCCCCGCCGGCACCCTCAGCGGCGCGCCCAAAGTCCGCGCCATGGAAATCATCGAAGAACTGGAACCCACCCGTCGCGGCGTCTACGGAGGTTCGGTTTTGTATGCCGACTTCGCCGGCAATCTCGACTCCTGTATCGCCATCCGCACCATGGTCGTGAAAAACAACCGCGCGTATGTCCAAGCCGGCGCCGGCATCGTAGCCGACAGCGATCCCGAAAGCGAATTCCAGGAGTGCCGCAACAAAGCGCAAGCGGTCGTCCGCGCCGCCGAACTGGCGGGACGATAGTTTTAGGTTTTAGGTTTAGGTTTAGGTCTGTCATCCTGAGCGGAGCGGCCGAAGGCCGCGGAGTCGAAGGACCCCTACCCTCACAACTTCGCTTACCCAAGCACTGCAGGCACGTCCTATACTTTCGTCGGAGGACGCCATGCCCCTGCGGCCCTTCATCGTTGCACTAGCCCTCACCGCCGCACTCGCTGCGCAAACCAAGCCCGTACCCGCCCCAAGCGCCGCCGAGCAAAACGAAGCCCAAAAAGCCGCCGCCCTCTGGCGCGACCGCGCCGAAAGGTTGACCAACGCGTCCATCGAAGAAGGCTGGCACATCCGCCCATGGGATGCCGTGATGAAAGCCCATCTCGCGGAGGCCTGGTGGAAGGATGATCCTGCCCGCGCACATCAGTGGCTTTCAGAGGCATACGAGGATGTCACATTCCAGCGAAAAAATGAGGGTGACGACGAGCATATCGAGCGTCTCCGAGTCGCGACTTACATCTTCGAAGTACTAAATCGAATCGATACTGCGAAAGCGGACCAACTCCTTAAATTCATAATCGCAGACAGCGAGAAACTTGGAGAGGCGAATTCCCTGCGCAGTCAAGCGCTGCTCCAGGTGATCCTGCAAAATGCCACGACAGATGCATTGGACAACGGCGCTGCGCGCGCGGAGGAAATTGCAGAGAAGGCACTTCAACTGCGCGGAAATCAGTACCTGCCCGAGATTATCGGAAGCATCAGATACCAGGATGAAGCCTGGGCCGACCAGTTCTATATCAAAGCACTGAATACGGCGGTGGAATCCAATGACTACGACATGGTCTTTGGCCTGATGCAGTTTCCGTTCCCTTATTTTGACTCGCGGATGAAGGCTTCCAACGCAGTTCGAGATGAGGCCACATCGATTTTCGCTCAATTCCTCTCACATGTTCCGAAAGATCAAGATGATAATCAGAAGTATTGCGAACGAGCTCCCAACATCGCTCAGCACTTATTGCCGCAGCTCCCCGTCTCGCAACAAGGACTGATTCACGCCGCAATTGAAACTTGCCAAAGCTCTGCAGAGGGCCCCAAGCACGATTGGATTGACTCGGACGCATGCACGACCGCAGACAGTTGTTTGAAACTCGCAGCCGAGGCGGATTCGCCGAATAGAAGCGCACGATTGAAAGAACTGGCGGCCATCCGCGCGATTCAAGATGAACATGATCCACAGCGCGCGGTGGAGATTGTTCGATCGCTCACCGATGACGAGAAGTCGGTACTCCAAAACTGGATGGAAGACTACAAGATGTATGCGATGGCGGCGATCGACGGGATGTATAAGCAGCAGGACACCCCGGGGATCCAACAGATCATCGATCGAGCACCCGCGCAACTTCGGGCTGATATGCTGCTGAATTTCGTCGGCACCCTCAGCACAGGCAAGAAGCCTGACCCGGATTACGCGCGCATCATGCTCACAGAAGCCCGCCGCGCGCTTGAAGGATCGCCGACCCAGAACCCGCAAACTTACATGCAACTCCTGCGGGCGTATCAGCGCTTGTTTCCCGAGGAAGCGCCCCAGGCACTCGGCTTCGTGATCGCGGGGCTAAACCAGATCGAGTATCTAGATCCGAAAGCTGCAAAGAAGTCGGCAGCATTTCGTTATGTGCGTCTTGGTGACAACCTCATTCCTCTTCCACTCAAAGCCCTCCTTCTCGAGCGCGACGAATCCTACACCCTGGCCGCCATCAAAACTCTCGACGACCCAAAAGGCCGCATCGCCTTCCGCCTCGGTTTGCTCAACGCATCGTTAAAACGCTACGAAGAAGAACTCCAGAAGGCAAAGACCCCGGCGAAACCTGCCACGAAGCAAGCCGCGAACGTCCACTGAACGCGCCCGCATCCATTTCCCAACAATTCGCCCCACGATACTTACTCCGGCAAACCCGCCACTCACCTTCCGCTTCCTAGCCACCAGAACTGCTCCCCCCTCGGAGACCCTATGCGTTTCGCAGCTCTGGCCCTATCGCTTGTCCTGGCTCTTCCACTCGTAGCCCAAACTGGTTTCTCAACCCACACGTACGCCGCGCCGGTGGTCCAGCACCTCATCCCGGTGGACGTCAACGGCGACGGCTTTCCCGATCTCGTCACCTATGGCGGCCCGGTGGACGTCTATCTCAACGATGGCCATGGTGGCATGCTTCCGCGCAAGTACATCGGCGTATTTGCGGCGTACGCCGCAGTCGCGCAATTCGCTGGCGACGCACTCCCCGAAATCGCGACCTGCCACATCAACAGCGGCAATACAGCTTCCACCATCAGCATCTATATCAACCACGGCAGCGGGAATTTCTCGCTCGCCGGAAGCGCGCCGCTGGATGGCATTTGTACCAGCCTGAGCGTCGGCGATGTCGATGGCGATGGCAAACTCGATGTCGTTACGACTTCGTACGCGCACGACGCGAGTTCCAACATTACGGGCACGGCGATCACCACCTTCTTCAGCAACGGCTTGGGAAGCCTCAATCGCTCCGTCACGCAAGCGAATCCCGACGTCAGCGCGCAAAACGATCCGACGAACATTTTTGATTGCCACCTCAGTTCCGCGACCGGCGGCGACTATGAGCAGGCCGGGCGGCTTGATCTCGTCCTGATCGGGGCGTGCCAGTCGGGGGCCACGAATGCCGGAACGATCTTCTACGGCACCAGCGACAAGGCCGGCCATTACTCGCTGAAGGAGATCAAAGAGGACGAGCGAGGCTTCGACTACTTCCCGCCGTACACCGCCGACGTGAACGGCGATGGAACCCGGGACGTCGTGCTCATCGACTACCAATCCGGCCCGCACAACTCGTGGAGCAACAGCCTCGATTTCCTCGAGAACCACCTCAACGGCCAGTGGACGCTCAAGCAAGTCTTCACCGAGAGTTCGTACGCGGCGAGCTACCTGAGCGCGGTCTTTTCCGGCGCCGGCGCAGACTTCATCAACGGCGGTAGCTGGGAAGCAGTCGCGGGCTTCACCCAATCACCAGATTGCTGCACACAGGACACGCCGGGGATCGCAATCCTCACCCAGGACACCTCCGGCAACTACGTTGAGTCGCAGCGCTGGACAGCCAAGGCGTACCCGTACGCGACGGTAGCTGCGGACTTCAACAAAGATGGGAAGCCGGACATCGCAACCGTGCAGGTGAACAGCAGCGCCAACACGGCTTCGCTGGTCCTGTATCTCAACTCCGGCGCCCCCGCGTGCCCCGCGCCCAGCAGCCCCGGCGTGCATCTCTGTTCGCCCGTAGCAGGCAACACCTACACGTCGCCGGTGAACGTGCGGGCGACCGGCAAAGC
This window encodes:
- a CDS encoding FG-GAP repeat domain-containing protein, producing MRFAALALSLVLALPLVAQTGFSTHTYAAPVVQHLIPVDVNGDGFPDLVTYGGPVDVYLNDGHGGMLPRKYIGVFAAYAAVAQFAGDALPEIATCHINSGNTASTISIYINHGSGNFSLAGSAPLDGICTSLSVGDVDGDGKLDVVTTSYAHDASSNITGTAITTFFSNGLGSLNRSVTQANPDVSAQNDPTNIFDCHLSSATGGDYEQAGRLDLVLIGACQSGATNAGTIFYGTSDKAGHYSLKEIKEDERGFDYFPPYTADVNGDGTRDVVLIDYQSGPHNSWSNSLDFLENHLNGQWTLKQVFTESSYAASYLSAVFSGAGADFINGGSWEAVAGFTQSPDCCTQDTPGIAILTQDTSGNYVESQRWTAKAYPYATVAADFNKDGKPDIATVQVNSSANTASLVLYLNSGAPACPAPSSPGVHLCSPVAGNTYTSPVNVRATGKAASGSVVRLELWVDGKKYGNFSGSTMNANALLGSGSHRIVVVEDDSTGGHLNSTPAYITVN
- a CDS encoding MBL fold metallo-hydrolase — its product is MQIKFWGVRGSTPTPQLENMRYGGNTSCVEVRVNGQIFVFDCGTGFRNLGKQLIKEYAEKPIQAHVFISHFHWDHIQGIPFFTPLYEKEDNYFFFHSSNRSRGLQRAIEEQMADPYFPVDMSEMAAHRNFYDIEEDRIAFDDAIVQSKWLNHPQGCLGFRMETEDGILVYATDNEPGHPVFDKNVRKLAEGADILIYDAQYLPDEYAAKKVGWGHSHWREAVNIVMESGAKELVLFHHDPDHNDACVDSIVKSARDYYPSVRAASEGMEISVGVHEQKATNSAG
- the trpE gene encoding anthranilate synthase component I, which translates into the protein MDSPDFKSFSQLAREASLVPVTRTISADLLTPVSAFLALADKEPYAFLLESVEGGERIGRYTFLGIRPYMVVTGRGSEVTIRRGKKTEKSSSDLLGTLRAALREHKPATVPGLPPFTAGAVGYFAYDAVRHFERLPDIAKDDLHLPDGVFMFYDRLLAFDHLRHQLHLIAAADVRTEKPRAAYDRAIADLDALEKKLVSGLKIRRLRPEKKTAKIKLHARTKPADYMNAVKRGKEYIAAGDVFQVVLSQRLDFALPAPPFDIYRSLRTVNPSPYMYFLRMDDLHVLGSSPEMLVKANNRTLEYRPIAGTYKRGATAEEDARLEEHLRTNEKERAEHVMLVDLGRNDLGRVSEYGSVKVKGLMYVERYSHVMHLVSALEGKLRGDLDALDAFAACFPAGTLSGAPKVRAMEIIEELEPTRRGVYGGSVLYADFAGNLDSCIAIRTMVVKNNRAYVQAGAGIVADSDPESEFQECRNKAQAVVRAAELAGR